The DNA region TTTTATATACCCATAAGAAATACAAATATTCATATATTCTGATAACTTTCCTTTAATTTTTTTATCCTCCACAGAGCTCTACTGTCTTCTGGTGTCACAAAGCTGTAAGCTTTTCCATAATTGCCAATTCTCCCCGTCCTTCCTATACGATGTATATAGACCTCCGGATCTTCGGGTATGTGATAGTTTATAACCACACCTACACCCTTTATATCCAAACCACGAGATGCCACATCAGTAGCAACCACAATTTTTACCTTTCCTTCTTTAAACAGTCTTAAAGCATTCTCTCTCTGTTTTTGCGTCATATCTCCATGAAGAGATACTACGTTAAAGTTCTTACTTAGCAATCTTTCTGCTAGTTCCTTAGCGTCCTTGCGTGTTCTGACGAATATAATGATCCTTTCCAATATATGATCTCTTAATATCTTCTCTAACTCAGAAATCTTCTGTCCTGGAGAATTTAGCTTTATCAACCTCTCTTCTATTTTGGGCTTAAGTTCTGCATTTATGACTCTTGTAAACTTATAGTCCTTTCTAAGATGTTTCTTAGCAAGCTCCTCCACCTGCTTTGGTATGGTAGCCGAGAACATAAAGTTTTGCCTTTGCAAAGGTACATGTTTTAGTATGTATTCTACATCTTCAATAAACCCCATATCAAGCATCAGGTCCGCTTCATCAAGCACGAAGTATGAAACCCTGCTAAGGTCTAAGGCAGATCTGTTGATCAGGTCTTTAATCCTTCCGGGCGTTCCTACCACTATGTTAGGATTATTTTTTTCTAAAAACTCAATGTTTTTTGCTACAGGCGTTCCACCGTAAAACACAGAAACTTTCAGTCCCTTATACTTGGCAAGATGCTGAATTTGTTCTTTTACCTGAATTGCGAGCTCTCTTGTAGGTGTGAGTATAAGAGCCTTCAAGCTATCTTCTTTCCTAATACCCTCTATTATTGGTATTCCAAAGGCCGCAGTTTTGCCAGTTCCCGTAGCTGCTTGTCCCAGAATATCATAACCCTTGAGTGCTAAGGGTATAGCTTCTTTTTGAATAGGAGTGGGCTTTTCAAAACCTAAGTCTTTTATAGCCCTCCTTAATTGCTCACTCAATTGTGAAAAATTAAATTCCATAAAAACCTCCGCTCTTAATTATATGCCTACACATTAATAAGGCAAGTAATATATTGACCACACAATAAAACGCAAAGCCCAGAATTTCCTTTTGGAAAAAACACAACTATTAAATCTGGGATTAAATTATAATAAAACAGAAAGAGGGATAAGCAATGGTGCCAACAGAAACAGTCCAGGCTCAAGAAATAAGATTAGTAGAAATACTATACAGGGCTATGCTGTTAAAGGCATCCGATATACATATAACTGCTGGGTTTAAGCCTGCAGTAAGGGTGGATGGTAAGATAACTCCTTTGGCGGATTATCCCGTGCTTACTCCTGAGATGGCCCAGCACCTCATATATTCAATCATGTCAGAAAAGCACAGAAAACAGTTAGAGGAGAAGGGGCAGGTAGATTTTTCTTTTGGAGTAAAGGATGTGGGTAGGTTTAGGGCTAATGTTTTTTTTCAAAGAGGTTCGGTGGCCGGAGTCTTTAGAAGACTTCCAAGCAAAATAATGACAATTGAAGAAGTAGGACTACCAAATAGAGTTTTAGAACTCTGTCACAAAAGTATGGGACTAATCTTGGTAACAGGTCCAACGGGTTCGGGTAAGACTACCACATTAGCCGCACTTATCAACTATATAAACGAAACCTTTCCCTATCACATAATAACAATAGAAGACCCTATAGAATACGTATTTCGTCATAAAAAAAGCATAGTCAATCAAAGGGAAATAGGTGAAGACGTGGATAATTTTGCAGATGCTCTCAGATCGGCATTAAGAGAAGATCCAGATGTAATCCTTGTGGGAGAAATGAGAGATTTAGAAACTATAGAAACAGCTCTAAGAGCTGCAGAAACAGGGCACCTGGTTTTTGGGACCTTGCATACAAACACCGCCATTTCCACAATTACCCGTATAATAGATGTTTTTCCACCAAGCCAACAGGAACAAATCAGAATACAGTTGTCCTTTGTGTTGCAGGGTGTTATCTCCCAGAAGCTAATACCTAAGATTGGTGGGGGTCGTGTTTTGGCATATGAACTGCTCATCCCAAACACAGCCATAAGGAACTTAATAAGGGAAAACAAACTGCAGCAAGTTTATTCTTTAATGCAAAGTGGCCAAAGTGAAAGCGGCATGCAAACTATGAATCAATCTCTTTTCTCCCTTTACAAAAGAGGTCTAATAACCTTGGAAGATGCCTACAAGTACTCTCCAGATATCAAGGAACTTGAGCGTATGCTTGGTTTAAGAGGATAAACATGCCAAGGTTTAGGTACAAAGTTATAGATGAAGCAGGAAACATAATAGAACAGGAAGGAAATTATCCTAGCGAAGATGAGCTCTTGGTTGAGCTTTCTAAGGGTAATTATTCCCTAGTCCAAATAGAAAGGCTTGATAAAGGAGAAAAGAAGGTTGGAGAAAAGGAAAGTGTACGTATAAAACTACCCTTTGGTGGTGTAAGTGATAGGGACATATCCATATTCTGCAGACAGTTAGGAACTATGGTTAACGCTGGGTTAAATCTGGTAGACGCTTTAAACATTATAGCAGATCAAACGCCTAATAAAAGACTTGCATCCGCAGCAAAGGATGTAGCCACTAGGATAAATGAAGGGATGGGAGTATCGGCTGCAATGCAAAGGCACCCCAATGTTTTCCCAGAGTTTGTGGTAAACCTTGTAAAAGTGGGTGAAGAAACTGGAAATTTAGATGCTTCCCTGATTAAAGCTGCGGATTATTACGAAAAGATCGCTATGATCAAAAGCAAGATAAAGAGCGCTTCTTTTTATCCCACCTTTGTAGTTGTGGTAGCTACCTTTATAGTTTCAGGCATACTGTATTTTCTAGTTCCGACTTTTGCCGAGATTTACTCCAGCTTAGGAGGAGAACTGCCTCTGCCAACCCAGATGCTGATTGCAGCATCAAACGCCTTGAGAAACAGTCTTCCAACGGTGATAATTTCAATAGTTGCTTTTTCGCTTGTATTTAGGTATTTATACCGCAATAACTACGCTTTTAGAAAAGGTGTACATAAGCTTTCCTTAAGAGTGCCAAAGATGAATGATTTGGTTGTAAAAAGCACAATGGCTAAGTTTGCTAGAACGATGGCCGCTCTGTTTTCCGCCGGTGTAGCTTTGGAAAGGGCTTTTGAAGTAGCAGGACAGACAACGGACAACTTAGTCATAAAAGAGGCGGTAGAGCAGGCAAAAAAGGAAGTTATAGAAGGAGAACCTATGTACAGAGCCCTGGAAAAGACTGGCCTTTTCCCAAAAGTAGTCATAGCTATGATAAAGGTCGGTGAAGACACTGGCCGACTTGACGACATGCTGGAAACCATAGCCAGATTTTACGAGGATGAGTTTGATAAAACTGTGGATGGAATGATAAAGCTTATAGAACCCATGCTTATAGTGTTTATAGGTGGTGTGGTAGGTCTTATATTAATCGCACTGTATATGCCCATATTCAAGATGGGTGAGCTGATAAAGACTTAAGTAGTGTATTCTGAATTTATTCTTATGTAATCATAGGAAAGATCTGAGGAATAATAAACCCAGCTCTCTTTTCCTTCCCCCAGGTCTATTGTTATCTCTATTTCTTTGTTTTCCTCTAAGTATCTTTTTGCTCCTTCTACTGCCTTTGGATGGGCCTTTCCGTCATATACCAAATGATTGCCTATATAAACCTTCATTTTAAACTGGTCTATGGGAAAGGGAGTAGAGCCTGCAGCCGCCACGATCCTTCCCCAATTTGGGTCTTTTCCAAAGATAGCAGTCTTAACGAGATTGGATGTTGCCACTTTCTCAGCTATAGCCTTAGCCTTTATGCTCAAGGATGCATTTTTTACAATGACCTTTATTATCTTGGTTGCACCCTCTCCATCTTCCACTATCTTTTTTGCCAAGTTTAACGAAACTTCTTCTACTGCTTGTCTTACATTCTCCAAATCTTCTTTTAAGACTCCAAGGCTTATTAAGCCAAAGCTATCGTTGGTGCTGGTGCAAGCATCTACGGTTATAGAGTTAAATGTCTTTTCGTTTATTTCTCTGTGAAGTTCCGTAAGCGTTAAACTGTCAATGTCTGCATTAGTAAATACAAAGCTAAGCATGGTAGCCATATTAGGGTGTATCATACCTGCACCCTTCGCAAAACCAAAAACCTCTAAGCTACCTTTTTTTACAAAATCATACTTAGGGAATCTGTCCGTTGTAGAGATAACCTGGCTCGCCCTTTTTAAATCCAAAGGCTCCAATATTTTACAAGCAGATGTTATTCCCTTTAACACATCTTCAATAGGAAGAGGCTTGCCTATAACCCCTGTGGAAAAAACAAGAACCTCCTTATGGTCAATGTCCAAATGCTTTGCCACCTCTCTTGCCATCATTTCTGCATGCATTATACCTTCCTGACCTACTCCGCAGTTAGCATTTCCACTGTTTATAACCATAGCTCTTATTCTATCTGTTCCTCTAAGCACCTTTTCTGAGTACAAAACGCTGGCGGACTTAAAATGGTTGCTCGTAAATAAAAAGGAAGCATTACAGGACTGAGGAAGGAGGATAACGAGTATGTCTGGCTCTCCACTTTTCTTCAAACCTGCTTTACCTAATCCCATAAGAATATCCATGGGATAGATTATAACCTCAATGGAAACCTGTCCTAAGTGTGGAAGACTTTTAGAGATAATAGAATGCTGTGGGGGTGGTATATTTCTATGCGAAGCTTGCAAAGAATACTTTTACCCAGGGGAGCTTATAAATATTCAAACTCTCTCTGAGGAGGTCTCAGAAGAAGATCACGGGCCACCTGCTCAGGTGGAATGTTTTCAACCACAACCTGATAAACAGCCCAAGATATAGGAGCGTATATTTTTAGCTCTTCCGTTAGTTTTTTTACAGCTTTAACTGTTTCTTTGCCCTCCACAACCTGCCCTATGCGAGCTTCTGCCTCTTCTACACTCAATCCTTGCCCTAACAAAAAGCCAAAGGTTCTGTTTCTGGATTTAGAAGAAGTGGAAGTTAGCACTAAATCTCCCAAACCAGAAAGCCCGTAAAAGGTTTCCTTTTTACCCCCCAAAGAAGATCCTATTCTAACTATCTCCGCCAAACCGCGGGTTATCAAAGAAGCCCTAGCATTGTCTCCAAAACCGAGACCGTCCGATATACCACACGCAATAGCTATCACATTCTTTAAAGCACCACCTAACTCAACACCCACTGTATCTTCAGAAAGATAAACTCTGAAAGTTTCAGAATGGAATACACCTCTTAATTCCTTTAAAGTATCCAAGTCTTTTCCCGCAAGCACCACTGCACAAGGAAGCCCCTTTGCCACCTCTTCCGCAAAGGATGGGCCAGACAGAACGAAGGTCTTGCAGTCTCGGCAGAGCTCTTGAACTATCTGAGAAACTCTTTTGGAAGTCCCCACCTCCAATCCTTTGGAGGCAGATACTACCACCTTTCCTCTAAGGTTTGGCTTTTCCAGCACCCCCCTTATTACTTGCACTGGAAGGGCTATCACTATAAGATCAGAAAATTCTATGGCTTCATCCAATACGTTGGTGGCTCTTGGATTTTTCGCAAACTCCATCCCCCAGTATGCATCCTTACCCTTTCTTAAGCTTTCAACCACAGCCGAATTTCTATCAAAGAAAATTATCTCAAAGCCTTTTTTTGAAAGATGCAGTCCAAGAGCTGTTCCCCACCGCCCACCACCTAAAATAGTTAGCTTACCCATTGTCCTCCACGTCTACCAGTATTAATCTCCTTGGATTTCTTAAGTCTATTTGATATGCCACTTTTCCTTCTATACGACCTTTTTTGAGAATCTTTCTTTTTAGATCTTTGTCCCAGCACAGAAAGAGATTGTATTTATCTGACCTTAGCTCAAGTTTGTTCTCATCGCAACTGATCGGCACGAGTCTAACATCACACATAAAGGTAGGCGCTGGGAAACCCTCTCCAAAGGGCTCAAGCTTGTGAAGGTCTTCTATTAACCTTGAAGTTATAGACTCTGGCTGTAGAGCCATATCTATTTCAAGAGTGGGAAGGTCCTGTACATCCACAAAAACCTCTTCAACCAATTCTTTAAAGATAGGTATCTTTTCCTTCTCAATGGTTAATCCCACCGCATAAGCGTGCCCGCCCCATCTAAGGAATAGATGGGAGATCTTACTTAAACCTTCGTAAACGTTTATTCCATTGGCGCTTCTTACAGAGCCAACAGCGTGATCCCCCACAACAAAGACAGCCGCCGGCTTTTGAAACATGGAAGAAAGTCTTCCTGCCAAAATACCAGCCACGCCCCCAGCCCAACTGTCCAGAACAACCACGATAAACCTTCTGTCCTCCTGCAATAAAGCCTGCTTTAGAGCCAACTCATAAGCTTTCTGAGCTATAAGCTTTCTTCTTTGATTTATCTCCTCTATTTTCTTTGCAAAAGCCTTTGCCCTATCTTCATCTTCCGCTAAAAACAGCTTTAGAGCTATGGAAGGTCTTGATACCCTCCCAGGAGCGTTCAGCCTTGGGACTATAGAAAAGGATATGTCCCTTGAAGTTATAGCGCCGTTTATTCCCGCAGTTTCCATCAAGGCCTTTATACCGTGGGAAACTATAAGCCCTTTTTGAATGTATTCAAGACATCTTATACCATAAGACACTATTATCCTGTTTAGCACGTTCAAAGGCATAAAATCCGCCAGCGTGCCTATGGCGGGTATGTACATGTCTACCCTTGGGTCATAACTCATGTTCAACTCTTTGGATAGGACTGCTGTAAGGTAAAAGACCAAACTGGCGGAGGACAGCTCTTTAAATTCTGTTGGTAAATCTTCAATTAGCTTAGGATTCACTAAAATAGTAGTTGGTATATCTTCTCCGATATTGTGATGGTCTATAACTATAGAATCCTTACCAAATGCCTTAAGCTCCTCCACTGCCGTTGTTCCGTTATCTATGGTTATGAGTAAATCTGCGTACTTTGAAAACTTATCTACCAGCTTTTTGTTCAGGCCATAACCAGACTGCCTGCTTGGGACTATTGGAATTGCGGTAGCTCCTGCAGCTTTTAGGAACTTATAAAGCAACGCTGTCCCTGTTATACCATCCACATCGTAATCACCAAACAGAATTATCTTCTCCTTTTTTAATATGGCCCTCTTTATCCTATCCACGGCTCTACTTAGGTTGGGTATGCTGTAAGGGGGGGAAAGATTTTTTAACCTTAGGTCTAAGGCAGATTCATCCACACCTCTGTTTGCCAAAATTTGAGCTACTATGGGTCCAAGGCTATGTATTTTGTCTGCATCAGGTTTTATTAATTCGCTTAACAATACCCAACTTTTACCCGAAAGTCCTCTCATTTAAAAGCTCCTCAGACCACTTTCCTATACTGCCCGCACCCATAAAAAGCAAGACACAGTCCTTAGCATGTTCTTCCAACCATGAAAAGAGCTCTTCTTTTTCTGAAATATACATGCACTGTGCTTTCTCTGCCAGGGTCTTTGAGGATACACCAAAGACGTTCTCCTCTCCTGCTGGATATATATCCGTAACTATACAGATGTCCGCCAGTTTTAAAACCTTCACAAACTCGTCAAACAGATGGTAGGTTCTTGAGTATCTGTGTGGTTGGAAAACCAATAATGTCTTTTTTCCAGGATAAAGTTCCCTTAAGCTATCTAAAACCACCCTTATCTCCGTTGGATGATGTCCGTAGTCGTCGTAAACTACACATCCATTGAACTCTCCCTTAAATTCCAACCTTCTTTCTGCGTTCTTAAAGTGCGCCAAAGCGTCAAATATAATCCTGGGTTTTATATCCATTTCAAGACATACAGATATGCAAGCCAAAGCATTGTAGATATTATGTTTTCCCGGCACACCGAGCTTTACCTTTCCAATTGGTTTATCCTTCCACAAAACTTCAAAGGTGTAATGGCCCCATTCTTGACTTAGATTTTTAGCTCTTACCTGAGCTGGTTGATGTATGCCATATGTTATTACTCTTTTAGAAACCTTTGGAATAAGCTCCATGCTATTTGAATCATCTACGTTCATAACGCAAAAACCATAAAAGGGCACGCTGTTTGCAAACTCCAAAAAAGCCTGCTTTATCTCTTCAATATCTTTGTAAAATCCCAGGTGCTCTTTATCTATGTTAGTGATTACGGAAACGGTTGGTTTAAGCTTTAAAAAGGACCCGTCGCTCTCATCAGCTTCCGAGACAATCAAGTTATCCTTTCCAAGCTTGGCATTGCTACCAAGGCTCTTTAGAATACCTCCCACAACTACGGTAGGATCCAGCCCCCCCTCATACATAACGTGAGCTATCATAGAGGTGGTGGTGGTTTTACCGTGAGAACCACAAACCGCTATACCTTCTTTTAGGCGAAAGAGCTCCGCAAGCATCTCCCCACGAGAGATAACTGGAATACCCCTTCTTTTTGCCTCCTGTATTTCAGGGTTGTTCTCAGGGACTGCAGAGGAATATACCACCACTTGCCCATCGCCTATGTTTTCCTCCCTGTGACCTATAAAGATCTTTGCACCCATGCTTCTCAAAAGTTGGGTGTTTTTATTTTCTTTCAGGTCCGAGCCGGATACTTTATAACCCATCTGCAAAAGCACCTGAGCAATCCCGCTCATGCCTATACCGCCTATTCCCACAAAATGTAAGTTCTTTATCTTTTCTCTGAACATTGGACTTTATTTTAACAGTACAGTAAGGGAAAATTTTACTTATAATGTTAATGCTATGGCTAAGGTAAAAGGTCTAAAGTGTAGAGAGTGTGGAAAAGAGTATCCTGTAGAGCCAATACACGTTTGCGAGTTTTGCTTTGGGCCCCTGGAGGTAGTTTATGACTACGAAGAGATAAGGAAAAACCTATCCAGGGATAAAATAGAAAAGGGACCAAAAAGTCTTTGGAGATACATAGACCTTTTGCCAGTAGAAGAACCTAAGGTTGGGCTTACGGCGGGATTTACTCCTCTTAGAAAGGCGGAAAACCTCGGAAGGGTCCTTGGTCTAAAAGAGCTATACATAAAGGACGATTCGGTAAATCATCCTACCCTCTCATTCAAAGACAGGGTTGTTTCTGTGGCTCTTTCAAAGGCTGTGGAGTTTGGTTTTGATACCGCCGCATGTGCATCCACGGGTAATTTGGCAAACTCCGTGGCGGCTCACAGCGCGCAGGCCGGACTAAACTGCTTTGTTTTTATACCAGCAAACTTAGAATCTCAGAAAATATACGGAAGCCTTGTCTTTTCTCCCACAGTTGTGGCTGTGGAGGGAAACTATGACGACGTAAACAGGCTGTGTTCTGAAATAGCTAACGAACTCTACTGGGCTTTTGTAAACATAAACATAAGACCTTATTATGCGGAAGGCTCCAAAACTCTTGCCTTTGAGGTAGTGGAGCAGCTTGGATGGAGAGCTCCGGATGCGGTGGTAGCTCCAGCTGCTTCTGGCTCTCTTATCACAAAAATATGGAAAGGTCTAAAGGAGATGAAACTTGTAGGTCTGATAGATGAGGTAAAAACAAGAGTTTATGGGGCTCAAGCGGAGGGTTGCAGTCCCATAGCCCAAGCTTGGAAGGAAGGAAGGGATTATATAAAACCAGTTAAGCCAAACACCATAGCAAAGTCTATCGCAATAGGCAATCCAGCGGACGGCATATACGCTCTGCAGGTTACCAGAGAAAGCTTAGGAGATTGGGAAATAGCAACGGACCAAGAGATTATAGAAGGTATCAAGCTCTTGGCAGAAACGGAGGGAATCTTTACCGAAACTGCGGGCGGAACTACCATAGCGGTTCTAAAGAAGTTAGCTCAAAGGGGAGCCTTAAAACCAGACGAAACGGTGGTAGTCTATATCACAGGCAACGGCTATAAAACTTTGGAGGTGCTTGAAGGTCATCTAAAAGAAACCGTAAGGATAAAGCCTACCCTGGCAGACTTCAAGGAAAAGATACTCGCAAGAGTGTGAAGTTTATAATAGCCTTTGCTTTTTTCTTTGCCCTTTCTTGTAGTCAAAAGCAGACCATTCCGCCCGTAAAACTTCAGACATTAGAAGGCAAGCAGTTGTCTTTGAAGGAGTTAAAAGGGAAAAAGGTAGTCATTTACGTATGGAGTAGGACGTGTGTAGGACATGCAGGAGATTTAAAACTACTCAACGAGATCTCCAAAAATAGAAAGGACCTTTACGTTTTGTCCTATGCGGTCGCTATGGTTAAAGAGGATGTAATAAAGGCATACAAAGAGATAGGAATAAAGCCTGAGTTTATCACAGTTTTAGATCCAGAAGTTAAATTTAACGACTACTACAGAATAGTTTTTCTCCCCTCAACTTTCATTTTTGACAAAAAAGGAGTTTTTATAGGATCTTATCCTGGGCTGCCTCAGGATAAACTTTCAAGTCTGAGAAGTTCCCCTTCCAGCTCCTTTAGCTTCTCTTTTAGCTCATTAGATTCTTTGACCTCTATTTCCTTTCCTACCAAAAGCCAACCCTTCGTGAAGGGATAGGGTATTATCAGATTGTCCCAGGTGTTTAATCTTACGAACTTTTCAAACTTTACACAGGCAGGAATAATTTTTGCTTTGGTTTTCATAGCTAAAAATACAACACCTTCCTTAACTTTGTAGGCTGGTCCCTTTGGACCATCTACAGTGATAGCTACGTTTTTACCACTTTTTAAAAGCTCCATAAGCTTCAAAATTGCAGTTCTGCCTCCCTTTTCTTCTTTACCGTTTTCCGTTGAACCTCTAACAGTCTCAAAACCAAGTCTTTTTAGAATACCGTCCGCTATATCTCCGTCCCTAAACCTGCTTACCAACACCACAATACCCCTATCCATACCAAACAAAGCTAAACCCAAAGCGTTTCCGTGCCAAAGGGCATATATCTTTCCTCTATCCCTTTCAAAGTCATAGCGGTTCTGCCATCTTATAGTCCTGCCTAAGGTTCTAAGGACGATAGATATAAAAGGTAGTAAAATTAATGTTAGCTCTCTTCTGAGCTTTTTTATCATTGTTCTAATACACTCTCTATGTTATTCTTTATCCACTTTGCATCCAACCAATAGATAGGATTTACCTCATAACCATGGATAAGAATGCCAAAGTGCAGGTGATCTCCGAGAGCAAGACCTGTTTTACCCGTGTTTCCAATAATTTCTCCCTTTTTTACAAACTGACCTTCTTTTACTAAAGTGTTTGAAAGGTGTCCATAAAGACTGAAAAGACCAAGGCCGTGGTCTATTATGATCGTAGTGCCGTATATTCCAAGGTCTCCTACAAAGACTACCACTCCATCGTTTGACGCCAAAACCGAAGCCTGCTCCACAGAAGCAAAGTCATAACCCATGTGTCTGCTGTAGCTTATCTGCTTGTCCCCATAGTAGTAAAACCTCTCAATTCCATAATCTGATACTACTTTACTTTTGGGAAGTCGTATAAATTCACCATTCCAGAGTTTTGATGGCTCACTTTCTTTACATATTTGGGATATTTTCTGTATGTCTTTGTGTCTCCAATCTTCGTTGATTTTTCTGAAAGCTTCTTCAGGGCTTAAACCTCTGGCCTCTTCTCCCAAGAGGGGATATATAACCGAGTTTATAAAGTCATCAGTCAGTCTAATGTGCTCTTTTTTGAAGTATGCTTTCCTTACAGCAAGATTTAAGCTTTTGCTGGTTTTATTTCCAGCCAAGTCCTGTGCCGTCAGATTTATCTCCAGCCTTTCTCCATCTAAAGGAATGGGAACTAAAGCAAAATACTGATTTTCCTTTATTTTTATCATATCAATTTTAAGCCCATTTACATCAAGGTCTGCTTTAGATCCATCGCTTTTTACTTTTATGGCAAACGTGGAACCCTGCCTGATATCCCGGGAGTGAGATATAACCTCCAAGGATGGTGGAGTTAAGTCTACGTTCGCATCTAAAACATACTGCTTTGTCCTTAAAAAGCCAGAGTTTAGCTTTAACCTTACGGTGGCTTTTCCTTCTTTAAGCCCTATGGACTTACTGTTTATCTTTATCTCTATCCTATCCGTACCTTGGGGAAATTCTTCTTTTAACACCAAGTGAGATTTTCCCTCTTGTTCTATAACAAGCTCTGCCTTCTTTATTTTGGCACTACTCGTATTTAAAACATAGTTACCTTCCGCAGGTATTAACTTCAAGACATCCACATTTTCAACTTCAGGCCTTGTGCCAACTAACAAAAATAGTGTGTAAAAACTGATAAAAACCAAAGAAAGGATGGCTAGCCTTCTTATGAGTTTTATAAAAGACGTGCTTTTACTTTTTGGGTCTTTGTAAGTGTATGGTCTGTATCTATACCTCATCAAAGACCTCCTGAAGAGAGTATACTTTTAGCTTTTTTCCACTTTCCAAATAGCACCTTATGGCCTCAAGCATGGCATACCCTCCTCTTAGTGTAGTTGTGTATGGAATTCCCTGCTGGACTGTGGCCCTTCTGATATGGTATGCATCCGTTCTTGCCCTTCTGCCCGTGGGTGTGTTTATCACCGCCTGAACCTCCCCGTTCTTTATCATATCCACTATGTTTGGTCTTCCTTCGGATACCTTCAGCACATGCTTTACGCTAACTCCGTGCTCTTTCAAAAACTTATATGTTCCAGAGGTTGCCAGCACCTCAAAGCAAAGGTCTATAAAACCCTTTGCTAAATCAACCACTTTAGGCTTGTCTCTATCAGCTACGCTTATAAAAATTTTTCCCTCCGTTGGCAACCTACTGCCAGCTCCAAGCTGGCTTTTGTAGTAAGCCAGTCCAAACTTTTTGTCTATACCCATCACCTCGCCCGTGCTTTTCATCTCTGGTCCTAAAACTGGGTCCACCTCGGGGAACCTGTTCCAAGGAAAAACAACCTCTTTAACAGTATAGTATTCCCAGTCCTTTGGTAAAAAGTCGCTACAGTAATGGGTTTGACCTTTCTCAAGTCTTTCAAAAACCTCCGGTACTAGATCCCTTAGCTTTTTACCCACGCATACCTTAGCAGCTAATTTTGCCAGAGGATAACCTATGCTTTTGCTAACAAAGGGTACAGTTCTGGACGCTCTCGGATTAACCTCCAGTATGTAGACCTCTCCGTCCTTCACCGCAAACTGAAGGTTGATAAGCCCTCTTACCTTAAGAGCCTTAGCTATTAGCCTGGTCTTTTGTTTTATTTCTTCAACAACTTCTTCTTTAAGCGTGTAAGGCGGAATGGATGCGGCGCTATCACCTGAGTGAATGCCAGTCTCCTCTATATGTTCCATAACCGCACCTATTAAAAATTCCTCGCCGTCTCCTATAGCATCCACATCCACTTCCACGCTGTCAGATAGATATTTGTCCAAGAGTATGGGTTTCTCGTAGCTTACCTCCACCGCTTCCTCCAGGTAATCCAGTAGCTCCTCTTCTTCATAAACTATCCTCATAGCTCTACCACCAAGCACGTAGGAAGGTCTTACAAGAAGGGGATAGCCTATTTCCCTTGCAGATTTTACGGCTTCTTCTTTTGTTCTTGCTGTTTTGCTCTCCGTCTGTCTGATATTGAGCCTATTCATCAAGTCCCTGAATCTTTCCCTATCTTCCGCTATATCTACGCTTTCTGGGTCTGTGCCGAAGATGGGAATATTTAGATTTCTTAGTGGTATAGAAAGCTTAAGTGGAGTTTGCCCTCCAAACTGTATTAGAACACCGTCAGGATTTTCCTTTCTTATGACTTCCAACACATTTTCCAAAACCACAGGCTCAAAGTAGAGTTTGTCCGCAGTATCGTAATCTGTGGAAACAGTTTCTGGATTGCAGTTTATCATTATGGTTTGAATACCTTCTTCCTTTAGCGCAAAAATGGCTTGC from Thermocrinis sp. includes:
- a CDS encoding type IV pilus twitching motility protein PilT, translating into MVPTETVQAQEIRLVEILYRAMLLKASDIHITAGFKPAVRVDGKITPLADYPVLTPEMAQHLIYSIMSEKHRKQLEEKGQVDFSFGVKDVGRFRANVFFQRGSVAGVFRRLPSKIMTIEEVGLPNRVLELCHKSMGLILVTGPTGSGKTTTLAALINYINETFPYHIITIEDPIEYVFRHKKSIVNQREIGEDVDNFADALRSALREDPDVILVGEMRDLETIETALRAAETGHLVFGTLHTNTAISTITRIIDVFPPSQQEQIRIQLSFVLQGVISQKLIPKIGGGRVLAYELLIPNTAIRNLIRENKLQQVYSLMQSGQSESGMQTMNQSLFSLYKRGLITLEDAYKYSPDIKELERMLGLRG
- a CDS encoding DEAD/DEAH box helicase; amino-acid sequence: MSEQLRRAIKDLGFEKPTPIQKEAIPLALKGYDILGQAATGTGKTAAFGIPIIEGIRKEDSLKALILTPTRELAIQVKEQIQHLAKYKGLKVSVFYGGTPVAKNIEFLEKNNPNIVVGTPGRIKDLINRSALDLSRVSYFVLDEADLMLDMGFIEDVEYILKHVPLQRQNFMFSATIPKQVEELAKKHLRKDYKFTRVINAELKPKIEERLIKLNSPGQKISELEKILRDHILERIIIFVRTRKDAKELAERLLSKNFNVVSLHGDMTQKQRENALRLFKEGKVKIVVATDVASRGLDIKGVGVVINYHIPEDPEVYIHRIGRTGRIGNYGKAYSFVTPEDSRALWRIKKLKESYQNI
- the argJ gene encoding bifunctional glutamate N-acetyltransferase/amino-acid acetyltransferase ArgJ; amino-acid sequence: MDILMGLGKAGLKKSGEPDILVILLPQSCNASFLFTSNHFKSASVLYSEKVLRGTDRIRAMVINSGNANCGVGQEGIMHAEMMAREVAKHLDIDHKEVLVFSTGVIGKPLPIEDVLKGITSACKILEPLDLKRASQVISTTDRFPKYDFVKKGSLEVFGFAKGAGMIHPNMATMLSFVFTNADIDSLTLTELHREINEKTFNSITVDACTSTNDSFGLISLGVLKEDLENVRQAVEEVSLNLAKKIVEDGEGATKIIKVIVKNASLSIKAKAIAEKVATSNLVKTAIFGKDPNWGRIVAAAGSTPFPIDQFKMKVYIGNHLVYDGKAHPKAVEGAKRYLEENKEIEITIDLGEGKESWVYYSSDLSYDYIRINSEYTT
- a CDS encoding type II secretion system F family protein; amino-acid sequence: MPRFRYKVIDEAGNIIEQEGNYPSEDELLVELSKGNYSLVQIERLDKGEKKVGEKESVRIKLPFGGVSDRDISIFCRQLGTMVNAGLNLVDALNIIADQTPNKRLASAAKDVATRINEGMGVSAAMQRHPNVFPEFVVNLVKVGEETGNLDASLIKAADYYEKIAMIKSKIKSASFYPTFVVVVATFIVSGILYFLVPTFAEIYSSLGGELPLPTQMLIAASNALRNSLPTVIISIVAFSLVFRYLYRNNYAFRKGVHKLSLRVPKMNDLVVKSTMAKFARTMAALFSAGVALERAFEVAGQTTDNLVIKEAVEQAKKEVIEGEPMYRALEKTGLFPKVVIAMIKVGEDTGRLDDMLETIARFYEDEFDKTVDGMIKLIEPMLIVFIGGVVGLILIALYMPIFKMGELIKT
- a CDS encoding NAD(P)H-dependent glycerol-3-phosphate dehydrogenase, with product MGKLTILGGGRWGTALGLHLSKKGFEIIFFDRNSAVVESLRKGKDAYWGMEFAKNPRATNVLDEAIEFSDLIVIALPVQVIRGVLEKPNLRGKVVVSASKGLEVGTSKRVSQIVQELCRDCKTFVLSGPSFAEEVAKGLPCAVVLAGKDLDTLKELRGVFHSETFRVYLSEDTVGVELGGALKNVIAIACGISDGLGFGDNARASLITRGLAEIVRIGSSLGGKKETFYGLSGLGDLVLTSTSSKSRNRTFGFLLGQGLSVEEAEARIGQVVEGKETVKAVKKLTEELKIYAPISWAVYQVVVENIPPEQVARDLLLRPPQREFEYL